A genome region from Geodermatophilus bullaregiensis includes the following:
- a CDS encoding PIG-L deacetylase family protein: MTAPLPAAPAAHVERALCVLAHPDDVDFGSAGTVATWTAAGTEVTYCIVTDGDAGGFDETPRERMGPLRRDEQRAAAAAVGVTDVRFLGYPDGRLELTLDLRRDISRVIRQVRPQRVLTSSPERWYERVGASHPDHMTVGESTLRAVYPDARNPFAFPELLADEGLEAWTVSEVWLGASPRADHAVDVTDVVELKFAALQSHVTQVSHMDDLEGFLSGWMSQTARRFGLPAGRLAEAFHVVHTA, from the coding sequence GTGACCGCCCCCCTGCCCGCCGCCCCCGCCGCGCACGTGGAGCGCGCCCTCTGCGTGCTCGCCCACCCCGACGACGTCGACTTCGGCAGCGCCGGCACCGTCGCCACGTGGACGGCGGCCGGCACCGAGGTCACCTACTGCATCGTCACCGACGGCGACGCCGGCGGCTTCGACGAGACGCCGCGCGAACGGATGGGTCCGCTGCGGCGGGACGAGCAGCGGGCCGCCGCGGCCGCCGTCGGCGTGACCGACGTCCGGTTCCTGGGGTACCCCGACGGCCGGCTGGAGCTGACCCTCGACCTGCGCCGCGACATCTCCCGGGTGATCCGGCAGGTGCGCCCGCAGCGGGTGCTGACGAGCTCACCGGAGCGCTGGTACGAGCGGGTCGGGGCCAGCCACCCCGACCACATGACCGTCGGCGAGTCGACGCTGCGCGCGGTCTACCCCGACGCCCGCAACCCCTTCGCCTTCCCCGAGCTGCTCGCCGACGAGGGCCTGGAGGCGTGGACGGTGTCGGAGGTCTGGCTGGGCGCCAGCCCGCGGGCGGACCACGCCGTCGACGTCACCGACGTGGTCGAGCTGAAGTTCGCCGCGCTGCAGAGCCACGTGACGCAGGTGAGCCACATGGACGACCTCGAGGGCTTCCTCTCCGGCTGGATGAGCCAGACCGCCCGCCGGTTCGGCCTGCCCGCCGGCCGCCTGGCCGAGGCCTTCCACGTCGTCCACACCGCCTGA
- a CDS encoding carboxymuconolactone decarboxylase family protein — translation MTRSSTARIPLDPPRTLVYRLTEWYSRRRFGTVADPAAAMGHNPRVLVTNARHEMALEKWHALDPTLKDLAQMASAVTIGCSWCVDFGYWVATRKGTDPVKLRDVPRWRDSDVFTDLERRVLAYAEATSLTPPAVTDEMVAGLRRDLDDAALVELTMMVAVENSRSRFNSALGLTSQGFRDRCEVPVPTARTAAAPPS, via the coding sequence ATGACCCGCAGCAGCACCGCCCGCATCCCGCTCGACCCGCCCCGCACCCTCGTCTACCGGCTGACGGAGTGGTACTCGCGCCGGCGGTTCGGGACCGTCGCCGACCCGGCCGCCGCGATGGGGCACAACCCCCGCGTGCTGGTGACCAACGCCCGGCACGAGATGGCCCTGGAGAAGTGGCACGCGCTCGACCCCACGCTCAAGGACCTCGCCCAGATGGCCTCCGCCGTCACGATCGGCTGCTCCTGGTGCGTCGACTTCGGCTACTGGGTCGCCACCCGGAAGGGCACCGACCCGGTCAAGCTGCGCGACGTCCCGCGGTGGCGGGACAGCGACGTCTTCACCGACCTCGAACGGCGGGTGCTGGCCTACGCAGAGGCGACGAGCCTCACCCCGCCGGCCGTGACCGACGAGATGGTGGCCGGCCTGCGGCGCGATCTGGACGACGCCGCCCTGGTCGAGCTGACGATGATGGTCGCCGTGGAGAACTCCCGGTCGCGCTTCAACAGCGCACTGGGCCTGACCAGCCAGGGCTTCCGGGACCGCTGCGAGGTCCCCGTCCCGACCGCCCGCACCGCGGCGGCCCCGCCGTCGTGA
- a CDS encoding YybH family protein has product MDPALSRALERVADGLAQMGAGNPGPYAACWADSADVTLFGAWGPIEKGHHAVTRTFEWVGSRFADGRLVPRYEVVEHSGDLAYTVGTEEGTVRVDGGEPRPMAIRVTHVYRRVEGDWWLVHRHADFPPADQRR; this is encoded by the coding sequence ATGGACCCCGCACTGTCGCGAGCGCTGGAGCGCGTCGCCGACGGGCTCGCGCAGATGGGGGCCGGGAACCCCGGTCCGTACGCGGCCTGCTGGGCCGACTCCGCCGACGTGACGCTGTTCGGTGCGTGGGGGCCGATCGAGAAGGGCCACCACGCAGTCACGAGGACCTTCGAGTGGGTGGGCAGCCGCTTCGCCGACGGCCGGCTCGTCCCGCGGTACGAGGTGGTCGAGCACAGCGGCGACCTCGCGTACACGGTCGGCACCGAGGAGGGCACGGTGCGCGTCGACGGTGGCGAGCCCCGGCCGATGGCGATCCGGGTGACGCACGTCTACCGGCGGGTCGAGGGCGACTGGTGGCTGGTGCACCGCCACGCCGACTTCCCGCCCGCCGACCAGCGACGCTGA
- the pcrA gene encoding DNA helicase PcrA, whose amino-acid sequence MSSVQQALPGTAALQRSAPGSAGRELDRMLAGLNGPQRQAVVHEGGPLLIVAGAGSGKTRVLAHRIAYLLGARGVQPGEVLAITFTNKAAGEMKERVAQLVGPRARAMWVSTFHSMCVRILRAEAAKLGLKSSFTIYDQGDSVRLMTMVARDLDLDAKRYPGRSLAAQVSNLKNELVDEESYVPTTAPEKVLAEAYRLYQQRLREAHALDFDDLIMTTVHLLQAFPDVAEHYRRRFRHVLVDEYQDTNHAQYVLVRELVGTGEGPVPPAELCVVGDADQSIYAFRGATIRNIDEFERDYPQATTILLEQNYRSTQRILKAANTVIAKNTGRRPKSLWTDAGDGELIEGYVAENEHDEAAWVAEQIDALVDEGKAAPKDIAVFYRTNNASRVFEEVFIRVGMPYKVVGGVRFYERKEVRDALAYLKVVANPADVVSLRRVINTPKRGIGDKAESCVEQFADRERIAFATALRRCPEITALAPRSLKALQDFVALLEEFEQLVETGSGPAALLESILDRTGYLAELEASNDPQDEGRVDNLNELVSVAAEFEATNPGGTVTDFLEQVSLVADADQIPVSGDEAGVVTLMTLHTAKGLEFPVVFLTGLEDGVFPHLRALGDPRELEEERRLAYVGITRARQRLFLSRATVRTSWGQPAYNPPSRFLDELPGEAVHWARVDPTPAPSTGYGSAQSRVAATGLSTGGLRGGAGNRAVISVEVGDRVSHDAFGLGTVVEVNGAGDKAQATVDFGSGGTKRLVLRYAPLVKL is encoded by the coding sequence ATGAGCAGCGTGCAGCAGGCCCTCCCCGGTACCGCCGCTCTCCAGCGCTCCGCCCCCGGCTCGGCCGGCCGGGAGCTGGACCGGATGCTGGCCGGCCTCAACGGCCCCCAGCGCCAGGCCGTCGTCCACGAGGGCGGCCCGCTGCTCATCGTCGCCGGTGCCGGCTCGGGCAAGACGCGCGTGCTCGCCCACCGCATCGCCTACCTGCTGGGCGCCCGCGGGGTGCAGCCCGGTGAGGTCCTCGCGATCACCTTCACCAACAAGGCCGCCGGGGAGATGAAGGAGCGCGTGGCCCAGCTCGTCGGCCCGCGCGCCCGCGCCATGTGGGTGTCGACGTTCCACTCGATGTGCGTGCGCATCCTGCGCGCCGAGGCCGCCAAGCTGGGCCTGAAGTCGTCGTTCACGATCTACGACCAGGGCGACTCGGTGCGGCTGATGACGATGGTCGCCCGCGACCTCGACCTCGACGCGAAGCGCTACCCCGGACGCAGCCTCGCCGCCCAGGTGTCCAACCTGAAGAACGAGCTGGTCGACGAGGAGTCCTACGTCCCGACGACGGCGCCGGAGAAGGTGCTCGCCGAGGCCTACCGGCTCTACCAGCAGCGGCTGCGCGAGGCGCACGCGCTGGACTTCGACGACCTGATCATGACGACGGTGCACCTGCTGCAGGCGTTCCCCGACGTCGCCGAGCACTACCGCCGCCGCTTCCGCCACGTGCTCGTCGACGAGTACCAGGACACCAACCACGCGCAGTACGTGCTGGTCCGCGAGCTGGTCGGTACCGGTGAGGGGCCGGTCCCGCCGGCCGAGCTGTGCGTGGTCGGCGACGCCGACCAGTCGATCTACGCCTTCCGCGGCGCGACGATCCGCAACATCGACGAGTTCGAGCGCGACTACCCGCAGGCCACGACGATCCTCCTCGAGCAGAACTACCGCTCGACGCAGCGCATCCTCAAGGCGGCCAACACCGTCATCGCCAAGAACACCGGCCGCCGTCCCAAGAGCCTGTGGACCGACGCCGGCGACGGCGAGCTGATCGAGGGCTACGTCGCCGAGAACGAGCACGACGAGGCCGCCTGGGTCGCCGAGCAGATCGACGCGCTGGTGGACGAGGGGAAGGCGGCCCCCAAGGACATCGCCGTCTTCTACCGGACCAACAACGCCTCCCGTGTGTTCGAGGAGGTGTTCATCCGCGTCGGCATGCCCTACAAGGTCGTCGGCGGGGTGCGCTTCTACGAGCGCAAGGAGGTCCGCGACGCGCTGGCCTACCTCAAGGTGGTGGCCAACCCGGCCGACGTCGTCAGCCTGCGCCGGGTGATCAACACGCCCAAGCGCGGCATCGGCGACAAGGCGGAGTCCTGCGTCGAGCAGTTCGCCGACCGGGAGCGGATCGCCTTCGCCACCGCGCTGCGCCGCTGCCCGGAGATCACCGCGCTGGCGCCGCGCTCGCTCAAGGCGCTGCAGGACTTCGTCGCCCTGCTGGAGGAGTTCGAGCAGCTGGTCGAGACCGGCTCGGGCCCCGCGGCCCTGCTCGAGAGCATCCTCGACCGCACCGGCTACCTCGCCGAGCTGGAGGCCAGCAACGACCCGCAGGACGAGGGGCGCGTCGACAACCTCAACGAGCTCGTCTCGGTGGCCGCGGAGTTCGAGGCGACGAACCCCGGCGGCACGGTCACCGACTTCCTCGAGCAGGTGTCGCTGGTGGCCGACGCCGACCAGATCCCCGTGTCCGGCGACGAGGCCGGCGTCGTCACGCTGATGACGCTGCACACCGCCAAGGGCCTGGAGTTCCCCGTCGTCTTCCTCACCGGGCTGGAGGACGGCGTCTTCCCGCACCTGCGGGCGCTGGGCGACCCGCGGGAGCTGGAGGAGGAGCGGCGGCTGGCCTACGTCGGCATCACCCGCGCGCGGCAGCGGCTGTTCCTCTCCCGCGCCACGGTCCGCACCAGCTGGGGCCAGCCGGCCTACAACCCGCCGTCGCGGTTCCTCGACGAGCTGCCCGGCGAGGCCGTGCACTGGGCCCGCGTCGACCCGACGCCGGCACCGAGCACCGGGTACGGCTCGGCGCAGTCGAGGGTGGCCGCGACCGGGCTGTCCACCGGCGGGCTGCGCGGCGGCGCGGGCAACCGCGCGGTGATCTCCGTCGAGGTCGGCGACCGGGTCAGCCACGACGCGTTCGGCCTCGGCACGGTGGTCGAGGTCAACGGCGCAGGGGACAAGGCGCAGGCCACGGTGGACTTCGGCTCGGGCGGCACCAAGCGCCTCGTCCTGCGCTACGCCCCTCTCGTCAAGCTCTGA
- a CDS encoding chorismate mutase encodes MTATLPTTPAADERIAELREEIDACDAALIALVQRRLAVSHEIGELRRASGGTRLSLSREQQVLARFQAALGPDGAALGMMLLRQGRGRL; translated from the coding sequence ATGACCGCCACCCTCCCCACCACTCCCGCCGCGGACGAGCGCATCGCCGAGCTGCGCGAGGAGATCGACGCCTGCGACGCCGCGCTCATCGCCCTGGTGCAGCGCCGGCTGGCGGTGTCCCACGAGATCGGTGAGCTGCGCCGCGCCAGCGGCGGCACGCGGCTCTCCCTCTCCCGCGAGCAGCAGGTGCTCGCCCGGTTCCAGGCCGCGCTCGGCCCGGACGGCGCCGCGCTGGGCATGATGCTGCTCCGCCAGGGCCGCGGCCGCCTGTAG
- a CDS encoding TetR/AcrR family transcriptional regulator, whose product MSADDALLDVAATLLAARPAASMDDVARAVGVSRVTPFRRFPSRSTLIGTLCRQAVEAFIAATGPAGAEDGDDPVLALRGLVGRLVPLGARYGRLITQPPEELVEQDLLARAAAGEERVRLLVRRGQEAGVFRVDVDPEWVLTVLTWLVVGAADGVRLGRLAPARVEPSVADTVLRLVVRDAG is encoded by the coding sequence GTGTCTGCCGACGACGCACTGCTGGACGTTGCCGCCACGCTCCTCGCCGCTCGCCCGGCCGCCTCCATGGACGACGTCGCGCGTGCGGTCGGCGTCAGCCGGGTCACGCCGTTCCGCCGGTTCCCCAGCCGATCGACCCTGATCGGCACGCTGTGCCGGCAAGCGGTCGAGGCCTTCATCGCGGCGACCGGCCCCGCCGGTGCCGAGGACGGTGACGACCCGGTGCTCGCCCTGCGGGGTCTGGTGGGCCGGCTGGTCCCGCTCGGCGCCCGCTACGGCCGGCTCATCACCCAGCCCCCCGAGGAGCTGGTCGAGCAGGACCTCCTGGCACGCGCGGCCGCCGGCGAGGAGCGGGTGCGCCTCCTGGTCCGACGAGGTCAGGAGGCCGGCGTCTTCCGGGTCGACGTCGACCCCGAGTGGGTCCTGACGGTGCTGACCTGGCTGGTCGTGGGTGCCGCGGACGGCGTGCGGCTCGGCCGGCTGGCACCTGCCCGCGTGGAGCCGTCCGTGGCCGACACCGTCCTGCGGCTCGTCGTCAGGGACGCCGGGTGA
- a CDS encoding RNA polymerase sigma-70 factor produces the protein MSTPQPSAPDAGLAAFDRHRRLLFTVAYQMLGSIADAEDVVQDAWLRWSSAARDDVADPRAYLVQVTSRLALDRLGSARSRRETYVGPWLPEPLLTDEAARGPEEAAELGEQVSLALLVVLETLTPVERAVFVLREVFGLPVAEVAAALGRSESAVRQQAHRAREHVEARRPRFDTDRRTQRQVTERFLAAAAGGDVAELVALLAPDVVLVTDGGGRAKAALRPITGRDKVLRFLRATAAEGMAMPDLGIEVTDLNGAPGVVVRTGGEPYMTMSLVVADGRVEQVLVVRNPEKLAGLRR, from the coding sequence GTGAGCACTCCGCAGCCGTCGGCTCCGGACGCCGGGCTGGCGGCCTTCGACCGGCACCGGCGGCTGCTGTTCACCGTCGCCTACCAGATGCTCGGCAGCATCGCCGACGCCGAGGACGTCGTCCAGGACGCGTGGCTGCGCTGGTCGTCGGCCGCCCGGGACGACGTCGCCGACCCGCGGGCCTACCTGGTGCAGGTCACCTCCCGGCTGGCCCTCGACCGGCTCGGGTCCGCCCGCTCGAGGCGCGAGACCTACGTCGGCCCGTGGCTGCCCGAGCCCCTGCTGACCGACGAGGCCGCCCGGGGACCGGAGGAGGCCGCGGAGCTGGGCGAGCAGGTGTCGCTGGCCCTGCTCGTCGTCCTCGAGACCCTCACCCCCGTCGAGCGCGCCGTCTTCGTGCTGCGCGAGGTGTTCGGCCTGCCGGTCGCCGAGGTGGCCGCCGCGCTCGGGCGCTCGGAGTCCGCCGTCCGCCAGCAGGCGCACCGGGCGCGCGAGCACGTCGAGGCGCGGCGTCCCCGGTTCGACACCGACCGGCGCACGCAGCGCCAGGTGACCGAGCGGTTCCTCGCCGCGGCCGCCGGCGGGGACGTCGCCGAGCTCGTCGCGCTGCTGGCCCCCGACGTCGTCCTGGTGACCGACGGCGGAGGACGGGCGAAGGCGGCGCTGCGGCCGATCACCGGCCGGGACAAGGTGCTGCGGTTCCTGCGGGCCACCGCCGCCGAGGGGATGGCGATGCCGGACCTGGGGATCGAGGTCACCGACCTCAACGGCGCCCCGGGTGTCGTCGTCCGGACCGGCGGGGAGCCGTACATGACCATGTCGCTGGTCGTCGCCGACGGCCGCGTGGAGCAGGTGCTCGTCGTCCGGAACCCGGAGAAGCTGGCCGGCCTGCGGAGGTGA